The following proteins are co-located in the Spinactinospora alkalitolerans genome:
- the rpsI gene encoding 30S ribosomal protein S9: MVEPTGIEDVATQDFEDNPEEFPAEYTSETPDAPGGGYVPTAAGPGAGTGRRKKAIARVRITPGAGEWKINGKPLEDYFPDKVHQQLIKEPLVALGFEEAYDVFARLHGGGPSGQAGALRHGLARALAGLDVENNRPTLKKAGYLTRDDREVERKKAGLKKARKAPQYSKR, from the coding sequence GTGGTCGAGCCCACCGGTATCGAAGACGTCGCCACCCAGGACTTCGAGGACAATCCCGAAGAGTTCCCGGCTGAGTACACCAGCGAGACGCCGGACGCGCCCGGCGGAGGGTACGTCCCCACTGCCGCCGGCCCCGGTGCGGGCACCGGCCGCCGCAAGAAGGCCATCGCCCGTGTCCGGATCACCCCTGGTGCCGGTGAGTGGAAGATCAACGGCAAGCCGCTCGAGGACTACTTCCCGGACAAGGTCCACCAGCAGCTGATCAAGGAGCCGCTGGTCGCCCTGGGTTTCGAGGAGGCCTACGACGTCTTCGCGCGTCTGCACGGCGGCGGCCCCAGCGGCCAGGCCGGTGCGCTGCGCCACGGCCTGGCCCGCGCGCTGGCCGGCCTGGACGTCGAGAACAACCGTCCGACCCTGAAGAAGGCCGGCTACCTCACCCGTGACGACCGCGAGGTCGAGCGGAAGAAGGCCGGTCTCAAGAAGGCCCGCAAGGCCCCGCAGTACTCCAAGCGGTAA
- a CDS encoding adenylate kinase — translation MRAVLVGPPGAGKGTQAQILASELSIPKVSTGDIFRANVSGGTELGKRAKAYMDRGDLVPDEVTNAMVRDRLAEDDAQGGFLLDGFPRNVAQAETLNKMLDDMGRRLDVVLELKVDEEEVVKRLSGRRTCRNCGHVQHVVFDPPKTEGVCDVCGGELFQRDDDREETIRHRLDVYREQTAPLVSFYADEGRLVTIEATGSVEEVTERALAALRAD, via the coding sequence GTGCGTGCCGTATTGGTGGGACCCCCGGGGGCCGGTAAAGGCACCCAGGCCCAAATCTTGGCGTCAGAGTTGTCGATTCCGAAGGTGTCCACCGGTGACATCTTCCGTGCCAACGTCAGCGGTGGCACAGAGCTGGGTAAGCGGGCCAAGGCCTACATGGACCGCGGTGACCTCGTCCCCGACGAGGTCACCAACGCGATGGTCCGGGACCGCCTGGCGGAGGACGACGCGCAGGGCGGTTTCCTGCTCGACGGCTTCCCGCGCAACGTCGCGCAGGCCGAGACCCTCAACAAGATGCTCGACGACATGGGCCGGCGCCTCGACGTGGTGCTGGAGCTCAAGGTCGATGAGGAAGAGGTCGTGAAGCGGCTCTCGGGCCGCCGGACCTGCCGCAACTGCGGCCACGTCCAGCACGTGGTGTTCGACCCGCCCAAGACCGAGGGCGTCTGCGACGTCTGCGGCGGCGAGCTGTTCCAGCGTGACGACGACCGGGAGGAGACGATCCGGCACCGCCTGGACGTCTACCGGGAGCAGACCGCTCCGCTGGTGTCGTTCTACGCCGACGAGGGCCGCCTCGTGACGATCGAGGCCACCGGTTCGGTCGAGGAAGTCACGGAGCGGGCGCTGGCCGCCCTCCGAGCCGACTGA
- the map gene encoding type I methionyl aminopeptidase, whose translation MFRKRRSTVQLKTAAEIAKMREAGRIVARTLDSLRAAVRPGVTTLDLDAIAERSIRDAGAVPSFKGYHGFPGSICASVNEEVVHGIPRDTKVLGEGDLISIDCGAILDGWHGDSAITVAVGEVSEAERTAMEVCEEAMWRGVAAMRPGNHLGDIGHAIGGYIDSRGRYGNVQEYGGHGIGTEMHMDPHVLNYGRPGEGMKLVEGMCLAIEPMVNLGTRRVVQLDDGWTVVTRDARRSTHFEHSVAITADGPLVLTAREENRSRLADLGFPDPGFE comes from the coding sequence ATGTTTCGTAAGAGGCGGAGCACGGTGCAGCTCAAGACGGCGGCCGAGATCGCGAAGATGAGGGAGGCGGGCCGGATCGTGGCCCGCACCCTCGACTCCCTGCGCGCGGCGGTGCGCCCCGGCGTGACGACGCTGGACCTCGACGCCATCGCCGAGCGCAGCATCCGCGACGCCGGGGCCGTGCCCTCCTTCAAGGGCTACCACGGCTTTCCCGGGTCGATCTGCGCCTCGGTGAACGAGGAGGTCGTGCACGGGATCCCGCGCGACACCAAGGTGCTGGGCGAGGGCGACCTGATCTCCATCGACTGCGGCGCCATCCTCGACGGCTGGCACGGCGACTCCGCGATCACGGTCGCGGTCGGCGAGGTCTCCGAGGCCGAGCGCACCGCGATGGAGGTGTGCGAGGAGGCGATGTGGCGGGGCGTCGCCGCGATGCGCCCGGGCAACCACCTCGGCGACATCGGGCACGCCATCGGCGGCTACATCGACTCCCGCGGCCGCTACGGCAACGTGCAGGAGTACGGCGGCCACGGCATCGGCACCGAGATGCACATGGACCCGCACGTCCTCAACTACGGCAGGCCCGGAGAGGGCATGAAGCTGGTCGAGGGCATGTGCCTGGCCATCGAGCCGATGGTCAACCTCGGCACCCGGCGCGTGGTCCAGTTGGACGACGGCTGGACCGTCGTCACCCGCGACGCCAGGCGGTCGACGCACTTCGAGCACTCGGTCGCGATCACGGCCGACGGCCCGCTGGTGCTCACCGCCCGCGAGGAGAACCGGAGCAGGCTCGCCGACCTGGGCTTCCCCGACCCGGGCTTCGAGTAG
- the glmM gene encoding phosphoglucosamine mutase yields the protein MARLFGTDGVRGVAGRDLTASLALDLSIAAAQVLADDDERVGPRPLAVVGRDPRASGEFLEAAVVAGLASAGVDAVRLGVLPTPAVAHLTDEMGADFGVMLSASHNPAPDNGIKFFARGGHKLPDAVEDEIESRLGQPTAHAVGADVGRVSEATDGAERYVRHVVASLPQRLDGLKVVVDCANGAAHEVAPEALRRAGAEVVAIGDQPNGLNINEGCGSTHLDALRDAVREHGADAGLAHDGDADRCLAVAADGSVVDGDQILSVLALELQESGHLADDTLVVTVMSNLGLKLAMKQAGIKVVETPVGDRYVLEAMRAGSYSLGGEQSGHVVLLEHASTGDGLLTGLHLLAAVSRRGLALSELAKTMTRLPQVLVNVRGVDKSRAKTSVEIAEAVSAAEADLGDSGRVLIRPSGTEPMVRVMVEATAEAHASEVADRLAAVVKSALG from the coding sequence GTGGCTCGGCTGTTTGGTACTGACGGAGTCCGGGGGGTCGCCGGGCGCGACCTCACCGCCTCACTGGCACTGGACCTCTCCATCGCAGCGGCGCAGGTGCTGGCCGACGACGACGAGCGCGTCGGCCCGCGCCCGCTGGCGGTCGTCGGCCGCGATCCGCGTGCGTCCGGCGAATTCCTGGAGGCCGCCGTGGTCGCGGGTCTGGCCAGCGCCGGTGTCGACGCGGTCCGGCTCGGGGTGCTGCCCACCCCGGCCGTCGCCCACCTCACCGACGAAATGGGCGCGGACTTCGGCGTGATGCTCTCGGCCAGCCACAACCCGGCGCCGGACAACGGCATCAAGTTCTTCGCCAGGGGCGGGCACAAGCTGCCCGACGCGGTGGAGGACGAGATCGAGTCGCGGCTCGGCCAGCCCACCGCGCACGCCGTGGGCGCCGACGTCGGCCGCGTGAGCGAGGCGACCGACGGAGCCGAGCGCTACGTCCGGCACGTGGTGGCGTCGCTGCCGCAGCGCCTGGACGGCCTCAAGGTCGTCGTGGACTGCGCCAACGGCGCGGCCCACGAGGTGGCCCCCGAGGCGCTGCGCCGCGCCGGCGCCGAGGTCGTCGCGATCGGGGACCAGCCCAACGGCCTCAACATCAACGAGGGGTGCGGCTCCACCCACCTGGACGCGCTGCGGGACGCCGTGCGCGAGCACGGCGCCGACGCCGGCCTCGCCCACGACGGCGACGCCGACCGCTGCCTCGCCGTGGCCGCCGACGGCAGCGTCGTCGACGGCGACCAGATCCTCTCCGTCCTGGCCCTGGAGCTGCAGGAGTCGGGCCACCTCGCCGACGACACGCTGGTCGTGACCGTGATGTCCAACCTGGGCCTGAAACTGGCCATGAAGCAGGCCGGCATCAAGGTCGTCGAGACCCCGGTGGGCGACCGCTACGTGCTGGAGGCGATGCGCGCCGGCTCCTACTCGCTGGGCGGCGAGCAGTCCGGGCACGTGGTGCTGCTGGAGCACGCGAGCACCGGCGACGGCCTGCTGACCGGCCTGCACCTGCTCGCGGCGGTGAGCCGGCGCGGTCTGGCGCTGTCCGAGCTGGCCAAGACCATGACGCGGCTGCCGCAGGTCCTGGTGAACGTGCGCGGAGTGGACAAGAGCCGCGCGAAGACCTCCGTCGAGATCGCCGAGGCGGTATCCGCGGCGGAGGCGGACCTGGGCGACTCCGGCCGGGTGCTGATCCGGCCGAGCGGCACCGAGCCGATGGTGCGCGTCATGGTGGAGGCGACCGCGGAGGCCCACGCCAGTGAGGTCGCCGATCGCCTGGCCGCCGTGGTGAAGAGCGCGCTGGGGTAG
- a CDS encoding DUF1707 SHOCT-like domain-containing protein: MTVSEFSPEVRASDADRDRVAKLLQDHFAHGRLDSDEFNGRLETAYHARTLAELSRLTEDLPERDLADLPRPAARRPERGGSGGMLSDPALLIPWLVWGCANTLCLAIWLVLFLSGGGTSYPWFLWVAGPWGIVLLFITIGVVAIRRGDSRA, encoded by the coding sequence GTGACCGTGTCCGAGTTCTCCCCTGAGGTCAGGGCCTCCGACGCCGACCGCGACCGCGTCGCCAAGCTCCTTCAGGACCACTTCGCCCACGGGCGTCTCGACAGCGACGAGTTCAACGGCCGGCTCGAAACCGCCTACCACGCCCGGACGCTGGCGGAGCTGTCCCGCCTCACCGAGGACCTCCCCGAACGCGATCTCGCCGACCTGCCCCGCCCGGCCGCCCGGCGGCCGGAGCGCGGGGGGAGCGGGGGAATGCTGAGCGACCCCGCGTTGTTGATCCCGTGGCTGGTCTGGGGCTGCGCCAACACCCTCTGCCTGGCCATCTGGCTGGTCCTCTTCCTCAGCGGCGGCGGCACCTCCTACCCGTGGTTCCTGTGGGTGGCCGGCCCCTGGGGGATCGTGCTGCTCTTCATCACGATCGGGGTCGTCGCGATCAGGCGCGGCGACTCGCGGGCGTAG
- a CDS encoding DNA-directed RNA polymerase subunit alpha, with amino-acid sequence MLIAQRPTLTEESISEFRSKFVIEPLEPGFGYTIGNSLRRTLLSSIPGAAVTSIRIEGVEHEFTTVPGVKEDVTEIILNLKGLVVSSEHDEPVLMYLRKQGPGVVTAADIAPPAGVEVHNPDLHIATLNSKGKLEMELTVERGRGYVSATQNKQPGQEIGRIPIDSIYSPVLRVTYKVEATRVEQRTDFDRLILDVETKPSIRARDAVASAGKTLVELFGLARELNVDAEGIDMGPSPTDAALAADLALPIEDLNLTVRSYNCLKREGIHSVGELVARSEQDLLDIRNFGAKSIEEVKQKLIDMGLSLKDSPPGFDPTSAADSYGSDEDDQSYVETEQY; translated from the coding sequence ATGCTGATCGCTCAGCGTCCAACTCTGACCGAGGAGTCGATCTCCGAGTTCCGGTCCAAGTTCGTCATCGAACCGCTGGAGCCGGGCTTCGGTTACACGATCGGCAACTCGCTGCGCCGAACCCTGCTGTCCTCCATCCCCGGTGCCGCTGTCACCAGCATCCGCATCGAGGGCGTCGAGCACGAGTTCACCACCGTGCCCGGGGTCAAGGAGGACGTCACCGAGATCATCCTGAACCTCAAGGGCCTCGTCGTCAGCTCCGAGCACGACGAGCCGGTTCTGATGTACCTGCGCAAGCAGGGCCCGGGGGTCGTCACGGCGGCCGACATCGCTCCGCCGGCCGGTGTCGAGGTGCACAACCCCGACCTGCACATCGCGACCCTGAACAGCAAGGGCAAGCTGGAGATGGAGCTGACGGTCGAGCGCGGTCGCGGTTACGTCTCGGCGACGCAGAACAAGCAGCCGGGGCAGGAGATCGGGCGCATCCCGATCGACTCGATCTACTCGCCGGTGCTGCGGGTCACCTACAAGGTCGAGGCGACCCGTGTCGAGCAGCGGACCGACTTCGACCGGCTCATCCTGGACGTCGAGACCAAGCCCTCCATCCGCGCGCGCGACGCGGTGGCGAGCGCCGGCAAGACCCTGGTCGAGCTGTTCGGTCTGGCCCGCGAGCTCAACGTCGACGCCGAGGGCATCGACATGGGCCCGTCCCCGACGGACGCCGCCCTGGCCGCGGACCTGGCCCTGCCGATCGAGGACCTGAACCTCACGGTCCGTTCCTACAACTGCCTCAAGCGCGAGGGCATCCACAGCGTGGGTGAACTCGTCGCCCGCTCCGAGCAGGACCTCCTCGATATAAGGAATTTCGGCGCGAAGTCCATCGAAGAGGTCAAGCAGAAGCTGATCGACATGGGGCTGTCGCTGAAGGACTCCCCGCCCGGATTCGACCCCACCAGCGCGGCCGACTCCTACGGTTCCGACGAGGACGACCAGTCCTACGTCGAGACCGAGCAGTACTAA
- the rplM gene encoding 50S ribosomal protein L13, protein MRTFSPKPSDVQRQWHVIDASDVVLGRLASHVATLLRGKNKPYYAPHIDTGDFVIVVNADKVALTGKKLEQKRAYRHSGYPGGLRSVAYSELIAKNPERAIEKAVKGMLPKNSLGRQMAKKLKVYAGPEHPHQAQQPVPFEITKIEQPA, encoded by the coding sequence GTGCGCACATTCAGCCCTAAGCCCAGCGATGTCCAGCGTCAGTGGCACGTCATCGACGCCAGCGATGTCGTCCTCGGGCGGCTGGCCAGCCACGTCGCCACGCTGCTCCGAGGCAAGAACAAGCCGTACTACGCGCCCCACATCGACACCGGCGACTTCGTGATCGTCGTGAATGCCGACAAGGTGGCGCTGACCGGCAAGAAGCTGGAGCAGAAGCGGGCCTACCGGCACTCCGGTTACCCCGGCGGTCTGCGTTCCGTCGCCTACAGCGAGTTGATCGCCAAGAACCCCGAGCGGGCCATCGAGAAGGCCGTGAAGGGCATGCTGCCGAAGAACTCCCTTGGCCGCCAGATGGCCAAGAAGCTCAAGGTGTACGCCGGCCCGGAGCACCCGCACCAGGCCCAGCAGCCGGTGCCGTTCGAAATCACCAAGATCGAGCAGCCGGCCTAG
- the rpsM gene encoding 30S ribosomal protein S13, whose product MARLAGVDLPREKRVEIALTYVFGIGRTRAVETLQNTGVSPDTRVHQLSDDDLVKLRDWIDANYRVEGDLRREVAADIRRKMEIGSYQGIRHRRGLPVHGQRTQTNARTRKGKKKTVAGKKKVGKK is encoded by the coding sequence ATGGCACGCCTCGCCGGCGTCGACCTCCCCCGCGAGAAGCGGGTGGAGATCGCTCTCACCTACGTTTTCGGGATCGGCCGCACCCGCGCCGTCGAGACCCTCCAGAACACCGGGGTCAGCCCCGACACCCGCGTCCACCAGTTGAGCGACGACGACCTGGTCAAGCTCCGCGACTGGATCGACGCCAACTACCGGGTCGAGGGCGACCTCCGCCGCGAGGTGGCCGCCGACATCCGCCGCAAGATGGAGATCGGCAGCTACCAGGGCATCCGGCACCGCCGGGGCCTTCCCGTGCACGGTCAGCGCACGCAGACCAACGCGCGCACCCGCAAGGGCAAGAAGAAGACCGTGGCCGGCAAGAAGAAGGTCGGCAAGAAGTAG
- the rpmJ gene encoding 50S ribosomal protein L36 — MKVKPSVKKICAKCRVIRRNGRIMVICSDPRHKQRQG; from the coding sequence ATGAAGGTCAAGCCGAGCGTCAAGAAGATCTGCGCGAAGTGCCGAGTGATCCGCCGCAACGGCCGGATCATGGTCATCTGCTCTGACCCGCGGCACAAGCAGCGTCAGGGCTAG
- the glmS gene encoding glutamine--fructose-6-phosphate transaminase (isomerizing), whose protein sequence is MCGIVGYVGPKPALEVVVDGLARLEYRGYDSAGVAVLNGGRLETEKRAGKLANLRAALEHTPRSADGIGIGHTRWATHGAPTDINAHPHVDNDNRVAVIHNGIIENFAALRLELEELGCKFGSETDTEVTAHLLSSELKNRGDHDLAAAMRSVCTRLEGAFTLVAMSVDNPDLVVAARRNSPLVVGRGKGENFLASDVAAFIAHTRDAVELGQDQVVELRRDSVTVTDYDGNTVPVREYHVDWDASAAEKGGYDYFMLKEIVEQPRAVADTLLGRLGVDGTLTLDEMRLAPSDLRDIEKIVLIACGTSYHAGLIAKYSIEHWCRIPCEAEVASEFRYRDPILNRQTLVIAISQSGESMDTLMAVRYAREQRARVLAICNVNGSTIPRESDGVLYTHAGPEVGVAATKTFLTQLVACYLIGLYLAQVRSLKFGDEINAIIEQLARMPEQVEKVLDTVESVRGLARSLKDAETVLFLGRHVGYPVAMEGALKLKELAYMHAEAFAAGELKHGPIALIEDGLPVVVVVPSREGRGVLHDKIVSNIQEIRARGARTIVIAEEGDDAVRPFADELVELPAVPTLLQPIVATVPLQVFACELALAKGNDVDQPRNLAKSVTVE, encoded by the coding sequence ATGTGCGGAATCGTTGGCTACGTCGGGCCGAAACCGGCGCTGGAGGTCGTCGTCGACGGCCTCGCGAGGCTTGAGTACCGCGGATACGACTCCGCGGGCGTCGCCGTTCTGAACGGCGGCAGGCTCGAGACCGAGAAGCGGGCCGGCAAGCTCGCCAATCTCCGTGCGGCGCTGGAGCACACCCCGCGCTCCGCCGACGGCATCGGCATCGGGCACACCCGTTGGGCCACGCACGGTGCCCCCACCGACATCAACGCCCACCCCCACGTCGACAACGACAACCGGGTGGCGGTCATCCACAACGGCATCATCGAGAACTTCGCCGCACTCCGCCTGGAACTGGAGGAGCTCGGCTGCAAGTTCGGCTCCGAGACCGACACCGAGGTCACGGCGCACCTGCTGAGCAGCGAGCTCAAGAACCGGGGCGACCACGACCTCGCCGCGGCGATGCGGTCGGTCTGCACCCGCCTGGAGGGCGCGTTCACCCTGGTCGCCATGTCGGTGGACAACCCCGACCTGGTCGTCGCGGCCCGCCGCAACTCGCCGCTGGTCGTCGGCCGGGGGAAGGGCGAGAACTTCCTCGCCAGCGACGTCGCCGCGTTCATCGCCCACACCCGCGACGCCGTCGAGCTCGGCCAGGACCAGGTCGTCGAACTGCGCCGCGACTCGGTGACCGTCACCGACTACGACGGCAACACCGTGCCGGTGCGCGAGTACCACGTCGACTGGGACGCCTCGGCCGCCGAGAAGGGCGGCTACGACTACTTCATGCTCAAGGAGATCGTCGAGCAGCCGCGCGCGGTGGCCGACACGCTCCTGGGCCGCCTCGGCGTCGACGGCACCCTCACCCTGGACGAGATGCGCCTGGCACCGTCCGACCTGCGCGACATCGAGAAGATCGTGCTCATCGCGTGCGGCACCTCCTACCACGCGGGGCTGATCGCCAAGTACTCGATCGAGCACTGGTGCCGCATCCCGTGCGAGGCCGAGGTCGCCAGCGAGTTCCGCTACCGCGACCCGATCCTGAACCGCCAGACGCTGGTCATCGCGATCTCGCAGTCCGGTGAGAGCATGGACACCCTGATGGCCGTGCGCTACGCCCGCGAGCAGCGCGCCAGGGTGCTGGCCATCTGCAACGTCAACGGCTCCACGATCCCGCGCGAGTCCGACGGCGTGCTCTACACCCACGCCGGCCCCGAGGTCGGCGTCGCGGCCACCAAGACGTTCCTGACCCAACTGGTCGCCTGCTACCTGATCGGCCTGTACCTGGCGCAGGTGCGCAGCCTGAAGTTCGGTGACGAGATCAACGCGATCATCGAGCAGTTGGCGCGCATGCCGGAGCAGGTGGAGAAGGTGCTCGACACGGTCGAGTCGGTGCGCGGCCTCGCCCGCTCCCTCAAGGACGCCGAGACGGTGCTGTTCCTCGGCCGGCACGTGGGCTACCCGGTGGCCATGGAGGGCGCGCTCAAGCTCAAGGAGCTCGCCTACATGCACGCCGAGGCGTTCGCCGCCGGCGAGCTCAAGCACGGCCCGATCGCGCTGATCGAGGACGGCCTGCCGGTCGTGGTCGTGGTGCCGTCCCGCGAGGGCCGCGGCGTGCTGCACGACAAGATCGTCTCCAACATCCAGGAGATCCGCGCCCGGGGCGCCCGCACCATCGTGATCGCCGAGGAGGGCGACGACGCCGTGCGGCCGTTCGCCGACGAACTGGTCGAGCTGCCCGCGGTGCCGACGCTGCTGCAGCCGATCGTGGCGACCGTGCCGCTGCAGGTCTTCGCCTGCGAGCTGGCGCTGGCCAAGGGCAACGACGTGGACCAGCCGCGCAACCTCGCCAAGAGCGTCACAGTGGAGTAG
- the rplQ gene encoding 50S ribosomal protein L17, whose protein sequence is MPTPTKGPRLGSGPAHERLMLANLATSLFQHGRIKTTEAKAKRLRPYAEKLITLGKRGDLHARRLVLSKIADKSVVHELFTEIGPRYENRNGGYLRITKIGPRKGDNAPMAVIELVEALPTGAASTRKAAPAETAPAAAASGDQGAEETPAAAEAGKQPAEGSTSEQTAQSDETSQAEGEPASEDKTEDKTEEK, encoded by the coding sequence ATGCCCACGCCAACGAAGGGGCCTCGCCTGGGTTCCGGCCCGGCTCATGAGCGGCTCATGCTGGCGAACCTGGCGACCTCGCTGTTCCAGCACGGTCGCATCAAGACCACGGAGGCCAAGGCCAAGCGCCTGCGTCCGTACGCGGAGAAGCTCATCACGCTGGGCAAGCGCGGCGACCTGCACGCGCGTCGGCTGGTGCTGAGCAAGATCGCCGACAAGAGCGTCGTCCACGAGCTCTTCACGGAGATCGGCCCGCGCTACGAGAACCGCAACGGCGGCTACCTCCGCATCACCAAGATCGGTCCGCGCAAGGGCGACAACGCGCCCATGGCCGTGATCGAGCTGGTCGAGGCGCTGCCGACCGGCGCGGCGAGCACCCGCAAGGCCGCCCCCGCGGAGACGGCCCCGGCCGCCGCCGCGTCCGGCGACCAGGGCGCCGAGGAGACTCCGGCCGCGGCCGAGGCCGGCAAGCAGCCGGCGGAGGGCAGCACCTCCGAGCAGACGGCTCAGTCGGATGAGACCTCGCAGGCCGAGGGTGAGCCCGCGTCCGAGGACAAGACCGAGGACAAGACCGAGGAGAAGTAA
- the truA gene encoding tRNA pseudouridine(38-40) synthase TruA, translated as MSDEGLVRLRLDVSYDGTDFSGWAEQPGRRTVQGELQAALARVLRLSEARLTVAGRTDAGVHARGQVAHLDVEEGLWAAEGERLLRRLAGVLPPDVRVRAVRPAPEGFDARFSPLFRRYVYRVSDAPGGVEPLRRRDVLWHRRELDPDRMNAAAARLVGEHDFAAFCRRREGATTIRELLRLEWIREGEHLYAGTVQADAFCHNMVRALVGALLAVGDGRRGPDWPREVLFAGVRDSAVHVVPPHGLSLEEIRYPPDAELAERARSTRRVRTLPGT; from the coding sequence ATGAGCGACGAGGGGCTGGTCCGGCTGCGACTGGACGTCTCCTACGACGGCACGGACTTCTCCGGCTGGGCCGAGCAGCCGGGGCGGCGCACGGTGCAGGGCGAGCTCCAGGCCGCGCTGGCGCGCGTGCTGCGGCTGTCAGAGGCCCGGCTGACCGTGGCCGGCCGGACGGACGCCGGCGTGCACGCCAGGGGCCAGGTGGCGCACCTGGACGTCGAGGAGGGGCTGTGGGCGGCCGAGGGGGAGCGGCTGCTGCGCAGGCTCGCCGGAGTGCTGCCCCCCGACGTCCGGGTGCGCGCGGTGCGCCCGGCCCCCGAAGGCTTCGACGCGCGCTTCTCCCCGCTGTTCCGCCGCTACGTCTACCGGGTGAGCGACGCGCCCGGCGGGGTCGAGCCGCTGCGCCGCCGCGACGTGCTCTGGCACCGGCGGGAGCTCGACCCGGACCGGATGAACGCCGCGGCGGCCAGGCTGGTCGGCGAGCACGACTTCGCGGCGTTCTGCCGCAGGCGCGAGGGGGCGACCACGATCCGGGAGCTGCTGCGCCTGGAGTGGATCAGGGAGGGCGAGCACCTCTACGCCGGCACCGTGCAGGCCGACGCGTTCTGCCACAACATGGTCCGCGCCCTGGTCGGGGCCCTGCTCGCGGTCGGTGACGGCCGCCGCGGCCCGGACTGGCCGCGCGAGGTCCTCTTCGCGGGGGTGCGCGACTCCGCGGTCCACGTGGTCCCGCCCCACGGCCTGAGCCTGGAGGAGATCCGCTACCCTCCCGACGCCGAACTGGCCGAACGCGCCCGCTCCACTCGAAGAGTCCGCACCCTCCCGGGCACGTGA
- the rpsK gene encoding 30S ribosomal protein S11, translated as MPPKGRQGAARKVRRKEKKNIVHGHAHIKSTFNNTIVSITDPTGAVISWASSGQVGFKGSRKSTPFAAQMAAEAAARRAQEHGVRKVDVFVKGPGSGRETAIRSLQATGLEVGSIQDVTPVPHNGCRPPKRRRV; from the coding sequence ATGCCGCCTAAGGGCCGTCAGGGCGCCGCGCGTAAGGTGCGCCGCAAGGAAAAGAAGAACATTGTCCACGGGCACGCTCACATCAAGAGCACGTTCAACAACACGATCGTGAGCATCACCGACCCGACCGGTGCGGTGATCTCGTGGGCGAGCTCCGGGCAGGTCGGGTTCAAGGGTTCGCGCAAGTCGACCCCGTTCGCCGCGCAGATGGCCGCCGAGGCCGCCGCGCGCCGCGCCCAGGAGCACGGTGTGCGCAAGGTCGACGTCTTCGTCAAGGGCCCCGGCTCCGGCCGCGAGACCGCCATCCGCTCGCTCCAGGCCACCGGCCTGGAGGTGGGCTCCATCCAGGACGTCACGCCGGTTCCGCACAACGGCTGCCGTCCGCCGAAGCGTCGCCGCGTCTGA
- the infA gene encoding translation initiation factor IF-1 codes for MAKKDGAIEIEGSVIESLPNAMFRVELDNGHKVLAHISGKMRMHYIRILPDDRVVVELSPYDLTRGRIVYRYK; via the coding sequence ATGGCAAAGAAAGACGGCGCCATCGAGATCGAGGGCTCCGTTATCGAGTCCCTACCCAACGCTATGTTCCGAGTGGAGCTCGACAACGGGCATAAGGTCCTTGCCCACATCAGCGGCAAGATGCGCATGCACTACATCCGCATCCTTCCCGACGACCGCGTCGTCGTGGAGCTGAGCCCGTACGACCTCACGCGCGGGCGCATCGTTTATCGCTACAAGTAG